A DNA window from Schistocerca americana isolate TAMUIC-IGC-003095 chromosome 4, iqSchAmer2.1, whole genome shotgun sequence contains the following coding sequences:
- the LOC124613712 gene encoding craniofacial development protein 2-like, protein MTIGTRNVRTLLDVNNYRPERRTALITQELARLDIDIAALSETRLSGEVHISELRSGYTIFWMGKDAEEPRIHGAGFAVKTKMVKDLRLTPVSINERLMTLRVPIGSDSFITFVSAYAPTLDSDEDTKNQFYHQLNSTLPKIPIKDKLILLGDFNARVGWDNRFSRDVMSKQGVGNCNANGLLLLGLCAKHERFISSAQFRLPNRYKTTWMHPRSKHWHLIDCVITRQRDKKDILITKAALNIDECWTDHRLLVSRLRVPKYRKPRSHFSNPPRRKFNISSLNNKNVRSHFQDILSEQLNKAPATTDDVKQE, encoded by the coding sequence atgacaatagggacacggaatgtcaggaccctcctggacgtgaacaattacaggccagagagaagaaccgctcttatcacccaagaactagcccggctagatatagacatagctgccttgagtgagacaagactctcaggtgaggttcacatTAGTGAGctacgttcagggtacaccatcttctggatgGGAAAGGATGCAGaagaaccacgcatccatggtgcaggatttgccgtgAAAACGAAAATGGTGAAAGATCTTCGgcttacacctgtctcaattaatgaaagactgatgactcttagagtacccattggttcagacagtttcatcaccttcgtctccgcatatgctcctactttagacagtgatgaagacacaaagaatcagttctaccaccaactgaacagtactctcccTAAGATACCCattaaagataaattaattttacttggtgatttcaatgccagagtgggatgGGACAACCGTTTTTCGAGAGACGTCATGAGTAAACAAGGGGtcggaaactgcaatgcaaatgggttgttacttcttggtctatgtgctaAGCACGAGCGTTTCATCTCCAGTGCCCAATTCCGCTTGcctaaccgctataagaccacatggatgcacccacgctccaaacattggcatcttatagactgcGTTATTActcgacagcgtgacaagaaagacattctcatcacaaaagcagcactaaacatcgatgagtgctggactgaccatagacttttagtcagccgtttgagagtaccaaaatatcgcaagccacgatcccacttttcaaacccaccacgcagaaaattcaacataagcagcctgaacaacaaaaacgttcgctcacacttccaagatatactgtctgaacaacttaacaaagctccagcaaccacagatgatgtCAAACAAGAATga